The following proteins come from a genomic window of Gossypium raimondii isolate GPD5lz chromosome 5, ASM2569854v1, whole genome shotgun sequence:
- the LOC105769929 gene encoding O-fucosyltransferase 2 isoform X1: MSSTSNSNNSHNLALESKQDRPNTVRIPDRVDLRGSPRSRQGSPSHSPRLGPSRFLNGEKSGASFVGAELLGKLWADRKKQPKNAKRKGGKVWYQKERVKGLVVLTALVGLFFLVDWIMLLRLQDHRVGSDDRSSRNASSVSAQVKVTKPSKGKKHYGGIYGRLLALAAHALAEGQNKREPKDLWQEPVVPASAWRPCADQRDWEPNEGKNGYIMVTANGGINQQRVAVCNAVVLARLLNATLVVPKFMYSSVWKDVSQFGDIYQEEHFIKYLAPDIRIVKELPEELKSLDLEAIGSVVTDVDVRKESKPSFYLKNILPILLQKRVVHFVGFGNRLAFDPIPFKFQRLRCRCNFHALKFVPKIQETAALLLERLHKHSAQPGLLDHYLVGPHAVAAMIARSDRAKASKYLALHLRFEIDMVAHSLCEFGGGEQEGQELEAYRQIHFPALTELKKTENFRLPSPAMLRSEGLCPLTPEEAVLMLAALGFNRKTQIYVAGAQIYGGTSRLAALTSLYPNLVTKENLLSSAELEPFKNFSSQLAALDFIACTAADAFAMTDSGSQLSSLVSGYRIYYGGGRMPTIRPNKRRLADIFVKNNTIEWKVFEQRVRKAVRQTKHVQSRPKARSVYRYPRCKECMCRTD, encoded by the exons ATGTCTTCAACTAGCAACTCAAACAATTCACACAATCTTGCCCTTGAATCTAAACAAGATCGACCCAACACCGTTCGGATCCCCGACCGGGTCGACCTCCGGGGGAGCCCCAGGAGTCGTCAAGGGTCCCCCAGTCATTCACCCCGACTCGGCCCCAGCCGGTTCTTGAACGGTGAAAAGAGCGGGGCGTCATTTGTCGGAGCTGAATTGTTGGGAAAATTATGGGCTGATCGAAAGAAGCAACCGAAGAACGCGAAGAGAAAAGGAGGCAAAGTTTGGTACCAAAAGGAAAGGGTGAAAGGACTTGTAGTGTTGACTGCATTGGTGGGTTTGTTTTTCTTGGTCGATTGGATTATGCTCTTGCGGTTACAAGATCACCGGGTCGGATCCGATGACCGATCTTCCAGGAACGCTTCTTCTGTTTCGGCTCAG GTGAAGGTGACAAAGCCTAGTAAAGGGAAAAAGCATTACGGTGGTATTTATGGAAGGTTGTTGGCTTTGGCTGCTCATGCTTTGGCTGAG GGGCAAAATAAACGTGAACCGAAAGATTTATGGCAGGAACCTGTAGTTCCTGCTTCTGCTTGGAGACCCTGTGCTGATCAACGTGACTGGGAACCTAATG AGGGGAAGAATGGATACATTATGGTCACTGCAAATGGTGGAATCAACCAGCAGCGTGTAGCT GTCTGCAATGCTGTAGTACTTGCTCGCTTACTTAATGCAACTCTTGTTGTTCCCAAATTTATGTACAGTAGTGTCTGGAAAGATGTAAG TCAATTTGGTGATATCTATCAGGAGGAGCATTTTATTAAGTACCTGGCTCCAGATATTCGAATAGTGAAAGAACTTCCTGAGGAGCTAAAGTCTCTAGATTTGGAGGCAATTGGTAGTGTT GTGACGGACGTAGATGTTAGGAAGGAATCTAAACCAAGTTTTTATCTGAAAAATATTCTCCCTATCCTACTCCAGAAAAGAGTTGTCCATTTCGTTGGCTTTGGGAACCGTTTGGCTTTTGACCCGATACCATTTAAGTTCCAG AGACTTCGATGCAGATGTAATTTTCATGCACTTAAATTTGTTCCGAAGATACAAGAAACTGCTGCTTTACTCCTTGAAAGATTGCACAAGCATTCAGCTCAGCCAGGACTATTGGATCATTATCTTGTTGGTCCACATGCAGTGGCTGCTATGATTGCAAGGAGTGATCGTGCTAAAGCTTCCAAATATCTTGCTTTGCATTTGAGATTTGAGATTGACATGGTAGCTCATTCGTTATGTGAGTTTGGCGGAGGTGAGCAAGAGGGGCAAGAATTGGAAGCATATCGACAAATCCATTTTCCTGCATTAACAGAGCTAAAGAAGACAGAAAA CTTCAGGTTACCTTCCCCTGCCATGCTCCGATCTGAAGGGTTATGTCCATTAACACCAGAAGAAGCTGTACTTATGCTTGCTGCTCTAGGTTTCAATCGTAAGACTCAAATATATGTCGCAGGGGCACAAATATATGGAGGGACATCAAGATTAGCTGCTTTGACAAGCTTGTATCCTAATTTAGTTACGAAAGAGAATTTGCTTTCATCCGCCGAACTtgaaccattcaagaatttctcATCTCAG CTGGCAGCACTAGACTTCATTGCCTGCACTGCAGCTGATGCATTTGCCATGACGGACTCTGGTAGCCAGTTGTCATCTTTGGTATCTGGGTATCGAATATACTATGGCGGAGGGAGGATGCCTACAATACGCCCAAATAAGCGGAGACTAGCTGATATCTTCGTCAAGAACAATACAATTGAGTGGAAAGTGTTTGAGCAGAGAGTGAGGAAGGCAGTTAGACAAACTAAACATGTCCAGAGTAGGCCTAAGGCTAGAAGTGTTTACCGGTATCCACGGTGTAAAGAGTGTATGTGTCGTACAGATTGA
- the LOC105769661 gene encoding calcium permeable stress-gated cation channel 1 yields the protein MATLSDIGVAAGINLLSAFVFLLAFAILRLQPFNDRVYFPKWYLKGLRSSPSRSGTFVKKFVNLDFRSYLRFLNWMPEALKMPELELIDHAGLDSAVYLRIYLIGLKIFVPITFLAWAVLVPVNYTNKTLELQLKNVTSSDIDKLSISNVPDGSDRFWTHIVMAYAFTFWTCYVLLKEYEKVANMRLQFLVSEKRRPDQFTVLVRNVPPDSDESVSETVEHFFLVNHPDTYLTHQVVCNANKLAKLVKKRKSKQNWLDYYQLKYSRNNAKRPIMKTGFLGLWGEKVDAIDHHITEIEKLSNEIAEERERVLKDPKSIMPAAFVSFKSRWGAAVCAQTQQSRNPTLWLTDWAPEPRDVYWQNLSIPYVSIAVRRLIMAVAFFFLTFFFMIPIASVQALATIEGLEKAAPFLKALIEIPFIKSVIQGFLPGIVLKLFLIFLPTILMIMSKFEGFTSISSLERRSATRYYLFNLVNVFLGSVIAGSALDQLNTFIKQSANEIPKTIGVAVPMRATFFITYIMVDGWAGIAAEILMLKPLIIYHLKNTFLVKTEKDREEAMNPGSLSFNVGEPRIQLYFLLGMVYATVTPVLLPFILVFFGLAYVVFRHQIINVYNQEYESAAAFWPDVHGRIIIALLVSHVALIGLLSTKHLAQAAPLLITLAVVTIWFYRFCKARYEPAFVRYPLQEAVMKDTLERARDSNFNLKPYLQNAYIHPVFKEEEDDEEEEVVKLENESVLVPTKRQSRRNTPVPSKMSGASSQSLPEAVPEHSVP from the exons ATGGCAACACTAAGTGATATAGGGGTTGCAGCAGGCATTAATCTGCTAAGTGCTTTCGTTTTCTTACTAGCGTTTGCTATATTGAGGCTTCAACCTTTCAACGATAGGGTTTATTTTCCGAAATGGTATCTCAAGGGTTTAAGAAGCAGTCCTTCGAGGTCTGGAAcatttgttaagaaatttgtCAATTTGGACTTCCGTTCCTACTTGAGGTTCTTGAATTGGATGCCAGAGGCTCTCAAAATGCCAGAACTCGAGCTTATCGATCACGCCGGCTTGGATTCAGCTGTTTATTTGCGCATTTACTTGATAGG ACTAAAGATTTTTGTGCCTATCACCTTCCTTGCATGGGCGGTCCTAGTGCCGGTTAATTACACTAATAAAACATTGGAGTTGCAGCTGAAGAATGTTACTTCAAGTGATATTGATAAGCTCTCGATTTCAAACGTTCCAGATGGATCGGATAG GTTTTGGACACATATAGTAATGGCTTATGCTTTTACCTTTTGGACATGCTATGTGTTGCTAAAAGAGTATGAGAAAGTTGCGAATATGCGGTTGCAATTTCTTGTATCAGAAAAACGCCGGCCTGATCAGTTTACT gtGCTTGTGAGAAACGTACCACCGGATTCAGATGAATCTGTAAGTGAGACTGTGGAGCACTTTTTCCTGGTTAATCACCCTGATACCTATCTTACACATCAG GTAGTATGCAATGCAAACAAACTTGCGAAGTTGGTGAAGAAGAGGAAAAGTAAGCAGAATTGGCTTGACTATTATCAATTGAAGTATTCCAGAAATAATGCAAAAAGGCCTATTATGAAG ACTGGTTTTCTCGGGCTCTGGGGTGAAAAAGTGGATGCAATTGATCATCACATAACTGAAATCGAGAAGTTATCCAATGAA ATAGCTGAAGAGAGGGAGAGGGTCCTAAAAGATCCAAAATCCATAATGCCGGCTGCATTTGTTTCCTTTAAATCTCGATGGGGTGCAGCTGTTTGTGCTCAAACCCAACAATCCAGGAATCCAACCTTGTGGTTAACAGACTGGGCACCTGAGCCACGCGATGTATATTGGCAAAACCTGTCAATTCCTTACGTCTCGATAGCTGTCAGGAGGCTGATCATGGCTGTAGCATTCTTCTTCCTGACTTTCTTCTTCATGATCCCAATTGCATCTGTACAAGCTCTGGCCACAATAGAAGGCCTTGAGAAAGCAGCACCATTCCTGAAGGCCCTTATTGAAAT ACCGTTTATTAAATCGGTTATCCAAGGTTTTCTACCTGGTATTGTTTTGAAGCTCTTTCTCATTTTTCTGCCAACTATTTTGATGATCATGTCCAAGTTTGAAGGGTTCACATCAATATCATCTTTGGAAAGGAGATCAGCAACTAGATACTATCTCTTTAATTTAGTGAATGTATTCCTCGGCAGCGTAATTGCAGGCAGTGCACTGGACCAGCTAAACACGTTTATTAAGCAATCAGCAAATGA GATTCCTAAAACAATTGGTGTAGCTGTACCAATGAGAGCAACTTTCTTTATTACTTATATCATGGTTGATGGATGGGCTGGAATAGCAGCAGAGATTTTGATGCTGAAACCGCTTATAATTTACCACTTGAAGAATACTTTCTTGGTGAAAACAGAAAAGGACAGGGAAGAGGCAATGAACCCAGGAAGTTTGAGCTTCAACGTTGGAGAACCTCGTATACAACTCTATTTTCTACTTGGCATGGTTTATGCTACCGTGACACCTGTTCTACTTCCgttcattttagttttcttcGGGCTAGCTTATGTTGTCTTCCGTCATCAG ATCATCAATGTTTACAATCAAGAGTATGAAAGTGCTGCGGCATTCTGGCCTGATGTTCACGGACGCATTATAATTGCTTTGCTTGTCTCGCATGTCGCGCTCATTGGATTGTTAAGTACAAAGCATTTGGCTCAGGCAGCACCACTTCTCATTACTCTAGCTGTTGTCACAATCTGGTTTTACAGATTCTGCAAAGCGCGATATGAACCTGCTTTTGTCAGATATCCTTTGCAG GAAGCAGTAATGAAAGACACTTTGGAACGCGCACGGGATTCAAACTTCAATTTGAAACCCTATCTTCAAAATGCATATATCCATCCAGTTTTCAAAGAGGAGGAAGATGACGAGGAGGAGGAGGTTGTCAAGTTAGAAAATGAGAGTGTGTTAGTACCCACGAAACGCCAATCTCGAAGGAACACACCAGTACCTAGCAAAATGAGCGGTGCATCCTCACAATCCTTACCGGAGGCTGTTCCTGAACATTCGGTGCCCTAA
- the LOC105769929 gene encoding O-fucosyltransferase 2 isoform X2 gives MSSTSNSNNSHNLALESKQDRPNTVRIPDRVDLRGSPRSRQGSPSHSPRLGPSRFLNGEKSGASFVGAELLGKLWADRKKQPKNAKRKGGKVWYQKERVKGLVVLTALVGLFFLVDWIMLLRLQDHRVGSDDRSSRNASSVSAQVKVTKPSKGKKHYGGIYGRLLALAAHALAEGQNKREPKDLWQEPVVPASAWRPCADQRDWEPNEGKNGYIMVTANGGINQQRVAVCNAVVLARLLNATLVVPKFMYSSVWKDVSQFGDIYQEEHFIKYLAPDIRIVKELPEELKSLDLEAIGSVVTDVDVRKESKPSFYLKNILPILLQKRVVHFVGFGNRLAFDPIPFKFQRLRCRCNFHALKFVPKIQETAALLLERLHKHSAQPGLLDHYLVGPHAVAAMIARSDRAKASKYLALHLRFEIDMVAHSLCEFGGGEQEGQELEAYRQIHFPALTELKKTEKLPSPAMLRSEGLCPLTPEEAVLMLAALGFNRKTQIYVAGAQIYGGTSRLAALTSLYPNLVTKENLLSSAELEPFKNFSSQLAALDFIACTAADAFAMTDSGSQLSSLVSGYRIYYGGGRMPTIRPNKRRLADIFVKNNTIEWKVFEQRVRKAVRQTKHVQSRPKARSVYRYPRCKECMCRTD, from the exons ATGTCTTCAACTAGCAACTCAAACAATTCACACAATCTTGCCCTTGAATCTAAACAAGATCGACCCAACACCGTTCGGATCCCCGACCGGGTCGACCTCCGGGGGAGCCCCAGGAGTCGTCAAGGGTCCCCCAGTCATTCACCCCGACTCGGCCCCAGCCGGTTCTTGAACGGTGAAAAGAGCGGGGCGTCATTTGTCGGAGCTGAATTGTTGGGAAAATTATGGGCTGATCGAAAGAAGCAACCGAAGAACGCGAAGAGAAAAGGAGGCAAAGTTTGGTACCAAAAGGAAAGGGTGAAAGGACTTGTAGTGTTGACTGCATTGGTGGGTTTGTTTTTCTTGGTCGATTGGATTATGCTCTTGCGGTTACAAGATCACCGGGTCGGATCCGATGACCGATCTTCCAGGAACGCTTCTTCTGTTTCGGCTCAG GTGAAGGTGACAAAGCCTAGTAAAGGGAAAAAGCATTACGGTGGTATTTATGGAAGGTTGTTGGCTTTGGCTGCTCATGCTTTGGCTGAG GGGCAAAATAAACGTGAACCGAAAGATTTATGGCAGGAACCTGTAGTTCCTGCTTCTGCTTGGAGACCCTGTGCTGATCAACGTGACTGGGAACCTAATG AGGGGAAGAATGGATACATTATGGTCACTGCAAATGGTGGAATCAACCAGCAGCGTGTAGCT GTCTGCAATGCTGTAGTACTTGCTCGCTTACTTAATGCAACTCTTGTTGTTCCCAAATTTATGTACAGTAGTGTCTGGAAAGATGTAAG TCAATTTGGTGATATCTATCAGGAGGAGCATTTTATTAAGTACCTGGCTCCAGATATTCGAATAGTGAAAGAACTTCCTGAGGAGCTAAAGTCTCTAGATTTGGAGGCAATTGGTAGTGTT GTGACGGACGTAGATGTTAGGAAGGAATCTAAACCAAGTTTTTATCTGAAAAATATTCTCCCTATCCTACTCCAGAAAAGAGTTGTCCATTTCGTTGGCTTTGGGAACCGTTTGGCTTTTGACCCGATACCATTTAAGTTCCAG AGACTTCGATGCAGATGTAATTTTCATGCACTTAAATTTGTTCCGAAGATACAAGAAACTGCTGCTTTACTCCTTGAAAGATTGCACAAGCATTCAGCTCAGCCAGGACTATTGGATCATTATCTTGTTGGTCCACATGCAGTGGCTGCTATGATTGCAAGGAGTGATCGTGCTAAAGCTTCCAAATATCTTGCTTTGCATTTGAGATTTGAGATTGACATGGTAGCTCATTCGTTATGTGAGTTTGGCGGAGGTGAGCAAGAGGGGCAAGAATTGGAAGCATATCGACAAATCCATTTTCCTGCATTAACAGAGCTAAAGAAGACAGAAAA GTTACCTTCCCCTGCCATGCTCCGATCTGAAGGGTTATGTCCATTAACACCAGAAGAAGCTGTACTTATGCTTGCTGCTCTAGGTTTCAATCGTAAGACTCAAATATATGTCGCAGGGGCACAAATATATGGAGGGACATCAAGATTAGCTGCTTTGACAAGCTTGTATCCTAATTTAGTTACGAAAGAGAATTTGCTTTCATCCGCCGAACTtgaaccattcaagaatttctcATCTCAG CTGGCAGCACTAGACTTCATTGCCTGCACTGCAGCTGATGCATTTGCCATGACGGACTCTGGTAGCCAGTTGTCATCTTTGGTATCTGGGTATCGAATATACTATGGCGGAGGGAGGATGCCTACAATACGCCCAAATAAGCGGAGACTAGCTGATATCTTCGTCAAGAACAATACAATTGAGTGGAAAGTGTTTGAGCAGAGAGTGAGGAAGGCAGTTAGACAAACTAAACATGTCCAGAGTAGGCCTAAGGCTAGAAGTGTTTACCGGTATCCACGGTGTAAAGAGTGTATGTGTCGTACAGATTGA
- the LOC105767595 gene encoding cytochrome b561 and DOMON domain-containing protein At4g17280 codes for MSFCCLVILSLIFALPSISFATMVGKNQPWKVDTILEHQMEATSIESTESGVTTGLRPWKGQSNWRHQHHLKNVHGILNIFGWGLLLPIGAIVARNFSKFPLKCDDWYQLHTLCQTSGYIVGAVGWGTGIWLGNSSRQYTLKAHRILGIIVFTLATLQMLAMWLQAKKEDECGKWWEICYNVLGYVVIVLSIANIFEGIGNIRSHAAEYWRWVYMAMLIVLALIAVALEIYRWIKSKNQQMPFDDNDIDASQQI; via the exons ATGAGCTTCTGTTGTCTTGTAATTTTGAGCTTGATCTTTGCTCTGCCATCTATCTCTTTTGCAACTATGGTTGGAAAAAACCAGCCATGGAAAGTTGACACAATCTTGGAGCACCAGATGGAAGCTACTTCAATTGAGAGCACTGAAAGTGGAGTAACAACAGGGCTTAGACCATGGAAGGGTCAAAGCAACTGGCGTCACCAGCATCACCTGAAGAAT GTGCATGGGATTCTAAACATCTTTGGATGGGGGTTACTGTTGCCCATAGGAGCAATAGTGgcaagaaatttcagcaagttCCCTTTGAAATGCGATGATTGGTACCAACTTCACACGCTGTGCCAAACTTCTGGATACATAGTGGGTGCGGTTGGATGGGGCACTGGCATATGGCTGGGGAATTCTTCCAGGCAATACACTTTGAAGGCACATCGGATTCTAGGGATCATTGTGTTTACATTGGCAACTCTACAA ATGTTAGCCATGTGGTTACAAGCAAAGAAAGAAGATGAATGTGGCAAGTGGTGGGAGATATGCTATAATGTATTAGGGTATGTGGTGATTGTTCTTAGCATAGCTAACATATTCGAAGGGATCGGTAATATCCGAAGCCATGCTGCAGAGTATTGGAGGTGGGTTTATATGGCGATGCTTATAGTTTTAGCTCTGATAGCTGTGGCATTGGAAATATATAGATGGATCAAATCCAAGAACCAGCAGATGCCATTCGATGACAACGACATAGATGCTTCACAACAAATTTAA
- the LOC128040992 gene encoding uncharacterized protein LOC128040992 gives MQSRKLVAYDYRQLKPHEKNYPTHDIELAAIEKDNVVADALSRKSSLFALRAMNAHLSFNEDGFVLAELRTKPVFLQRVRKLQDEDPKLMLKRQMVRDNLSSEYSIDDNGSMKMYCDLKQMYWWSDMKQEICEFVAKCLICQQVKEEHQVPMSLLQPVMIPE, from the exons atgcagTCAAGAAAATTAGTGGCCTATGATTATCGACAATTAAAGccgcatgagaagaattatcctacaCATGATATAGAATTGGCTGCAATC GAAAAGGATAATGTGGTTGCAGATGCACTTAGCCGGAAGTCGTCTTTGTTTGCACTCCGAGCGATGAACGctcatttatcttttaatgaaGATGGATTTGTATTAGCAGAATTGAGAACGAAACCTGTGTTTCTCCAACGGGTTCGAAAATTACAAGACGAGGATCCAAAGTTGATGTTGAAACGACAGATGGTTCGGGACAATTTGAGTTCGGAGTATAGCATTGATGATAATG gTAGTATgaagatgtattgtgatttgaaacagatgtattgGTGGTCGGATATGAAACAAGAAATTTGTGAGTTCGTAGCaaagtgtttgatttgtcagcaaGTAAAAGAAGAACATCAGGTACCAATGAGTTTGTTACAACCTGTCATGATTCCTGAGTGA
- the LOC105767506 gene encoding stigma-specific STIG1-like protein 1: protein MKALNILIMLALLMALTITNLSATPSDDEPLFFHNDGDEDRSQDEPTSVGFTSRFLAQKPRAPMTCDRYPRVCRAAGSAGPDCCKKRCVNVKTDWFNCGMCGKKCRYSEICCKGKCVNPMSNRLHCGGCNNSCNKGSKCLYGMCSYA from the coding sequence ATGAAAGCGCTCAACATCCTCATAATGCTTGCCTTGTTAATGGCCTTGACCATCACCAATCTCTCCGCTACCCCATCTGATGATGAACCGTTATTTTTCCACAATGACGGTGACGAAGATCGTAGCCAAGATGAACCAACTTCCGTCGGGTTCACGAGCAGGTTTCTTGCACAAAAACCTCGGGCGCCGATGACTTGTGACAGATACCCCAGGGTGTGTCGTGCGGCGGGCAGTGCGGGGCCTGATTGCTGCAAGAAAAGATGTGTGAATGTGAAGACAGACTGGTTCAACTGCGGAATGTGTGGTAAGAAGTGTAGGTACTCGGAGATTTGCTGCAAAGGGAAGTGTGTGAATCCGATGTCCAACAGACTGCACTGTGGGGGTTGCAACAACAGCTGCAACAAAGGAAGTAAATGTCTTTATGGGATGTGCAGCTATGCATAG